A single window of Vidua chalybeata isolate OUT-0048 chromosome 7, bVidCha1 merged haplotype, whole genome shotgun sequence DNA harbors:
- the LOC128790864 gene encoding maestro heat-like repeat-containing protein family member 6, translated as MAARFLSVFKVIRGKKKKDPGADPAQEHEEAEQFQTLQDDAALDRTQEQEPARGRFRKSLKMFRQFLRIQRRKTGSTAAAGAAEPDSGLTELQAEPDGSPGSAECSEDSETSETETWAKALLTPMTEDVAITNHDKEETQGITTTDTSPDSLEHSEDSEVAMNDHRAKADMALTEDVAIRNTKTRETKGITTTDTNPDSMEHLEDSEAAMNDHRAKADMALTEDVAITNANTAETQGLANTDTTPTPTLSQELIFDCFKEPCVSSHQQQQVPAKVENIHQSLMSHVSVDARLQTDIVRLAEEHPADVVLTLLRCAPTCDRAAAMMWRAIGSSGPALENALPTLLCVMEDWPLHRMCTSDGDNKDLFALAATLVIWLIVQVPECHKAIILYSSRLFVALLFHVVITTQQMPPEEVDNFWSACQEKHRLPSKPNRFAVQAMKALLCRLQCDHVVVAMERKRGWDTLLCAHTQHYAVGLLAREMLRGLIPLCSRIALHLLRQLSREEPCWDLPALAFLVEVLECLDTTKCGDSMLEIMSRHLQSECRERRRLALRGLVVLSKDPSMARRMCSVSQSLLELLGDEDREVVSMSLHVFTNVLQHKDILVSSTTAPKLAEALLLLFEHDNSHVQLLSIQLMHKMMDLVVDEGKKPMKKILSQGLLPLFLYCHVENWQVAKASRETLLRVSKFLKRWDLEQLVEKEQLSKFAEVLLAEDRSRAAEHLRRARPYLQSPQEPLQEAAIRFMVTAGRYLRKQQEETQFIYKALQALWRDDSPSQTNIVVQDTFSERAAEVAQKNQCLHQASKCHGR; from the exons ATGGCAGCCAGATTTCTCAGTGTGTTTAAAGTgatcagggggaaaaaaaagaaagacccTGGAGCTGACCCAGCACAAGAGCATGAAGAAGCGGAGCAGTTCCAGACACTGCAGGAtg atgcagccCTGGACCGGACACAAGAGCAGGAACCCGCCCGTGGCCGCTTCCGCAAAAGCCTGAAG aTGTTCCGGCAGTTCCTGCGCATTCAGCGTAGAAAgactggcagcacagcagctgcgGGCGCAGCCGAGCCTGACTCGGGGCTGActgagctccaggcagagcctgatggCAGCCCAGGTTCAGCTGAGTGCTCAGAAGACTCTGAGACCTCAGAAACTGAAACCTGGGCAAAGGCTCTTCTCACGCCAATGACTGAGGACGTGGCCATCACAAACCACGACAAGGAAGAGACTCAGGGCATCACAACTACTGACACCAGCCCAGATTCACTGGAGCACTCAGAAGACTCTGAGGTTGCAATGAATGATCACAGGGCAAAGGCTGACATGGCACTGACTGAGGATGTGGCCATCAGAAACACCAAAACCAGAGAGACTAAGGGCATCACAACTACTGACACCAACCCAGATTCAATGGAGCACTTAGAAGACTCTGAGGCTGCAATGAACGATCACAGGGCAAAGGCTGACATGGCACTGACTGAGGATGTGGCCATCACAAACGCCAACACCGCAGAGACTCAGGGCCTTGCAAATACTGACACCACGCCCACTCCCACTCTGAGTCAGGAACTCATATTCGACTGTTTCAAGGAGCCTTGTGTTTCttctcaccagcagcagcag GTGCCAGCCAAGGTGGAGAACATCCACCAGAGTCTCATGTCCCACGTCTCTGTGGATGCCAGGCTGCAAACGGACATTGTGAGGCTGGCAGAAGAACACCCTGCTGACGTGGTGCTGACCCTCCTGCGCTGTGCCCCAACATGTGACAG agctgctgcaatgATGTGGAGAGCCATAGGCTCATCGGGACCAGCACTGGAGAATGCGCTGCcaacactgctctgtgtgatgGAGGACTGGCCTCTGCACAGAATGTGCACCTCCGATGGGGACAACAAGGACCTttttgccctggct GCAACTCTGGTGATCTGGCTGATTGTCCAAGTGCCTGAGTGCCACAAGGCGATCATCCTTTATTCCTCCCGCCTGTttgtggctctgctcttccatgTTGTCATCACCACACAGCAGATGCCACCAGAGGAAGTTGATAATTTCTGGAGTGCATGCCAGGAGAAACACCGCCTTCCCAGCAAGCCCAACAG GTTTGCAGTGCAGGCCAtgaaggctctgctctgccGACTGCAGTGTGACCATGTGGTGGTGGCTATGGAGCGCAAGCGTGGCTGGGACACGCTGCTTTGTGCTCACACCCAGCACTATGCCgtgggtctgctggccag ggAGATGCTCCGTGGTTTGATCCCTTTGTGTTCTCGCATCGCACTCCACTTGCTCcggcagctcagcagggaggagccgtgctgggatctgcctgccctggcattccttgtggag GTCCTCGAGTGCCTGGACACGACTAAATGTGGTGACAGCATGCTGGAGATTATGTCAAGGCACCTGCAGAGCGAGTGCAGGGAGCGGCGTCGCCTGGCACTCAGAGGCCTCGTGGTGCTCAGCAAGGATCCCTCGATG GCCAGAAGAATGTGCAGCGTGTCTCAAAGCCTTCTGGAGCTGTTGGGGGATGAAGATAGAGAGGTGGTCAGCATGAGCCTCCATGTGTTCACCAATGTGCTCCAGCACAAAGACATCCTGGTATCCAGCACCACCGCCCCAAAGCTGGCTGAGgcactcctgctgctctttgagCAT GACAACAGCCATGTGCAGTTGCTCTCCATTCAACTCATGCACAAGATGATGGACTTGGTagtggatgagggaaaaaagcccatGAAGAAGATTCTGAGTCAGGGCTTGCTCCCACTTTTCTTGTATTGCCATGTTGAGAACTGGCAAGTGGCAAAG gcctcTCGGGAAACGCTACTTCGTGTGTCCAAGTTTTTGAAGAGGTGGGATCTTGAACAGCtggtggagaaggagcagctgtcaAAGTTTGCCGAGGTCCTG ctggcagaggacaggagccGAGCGGCTGAGCACctgcgccgggcccggccctacctgcagagcccacaggagCCCCTGCAAGAGGCGGCCATCAGGTTCATGG TGACCGCCGGGCGGTACttgaggaagcagcaggaagagacCCAGTTTATCTACAAGG CCCTTCAAGCCCTGTGGAGAGATGACAGTCCTTCCCAGACAAACATAGTAGTTCAAGATACATTCAGTGAAAGAGCTGCAGAAGTGGCTCAGAAGAACCAGTGTCTGCATCAGGCCTCCAAATGCCATGGAAGATGA
- the LOC128791018 gene encoding maestro heat-like repeat-containing protein family member 6, translated as MTEDVAITNHDKEETQGVTTTDTSPDSLEHSEDSEVAMNDHRAKADMALTEDVAITNANTAETQGLANTDTTPTPTLSQELIFDYFKEPCVSSHQQQQVPAKVENIHQSLMSHVSVDARLQTDIVRLAEEHPADVVLTFLRCAPTCDRAAAMMWRAIGSSGPALEKVLPTLLCVMEDWPLHRMCTSDGDNKDLFALAATLVIWLIVQVPECHETIVLYSSRLFVALLFHVVITTQQMPPEEVDNFWRACREEHRLPSKPNRFAVQAMKALLCRLQCDHVVVAMERKRGWDTLLCAHTQHYAVGLLAREMLRGLIPLCSRIALHLLRQLSREEPCWDLPALAFLVEVLECLDTTKCGDSMLEIMSRHLQSECRERHRLALRGLVVPSKDPSMARRMCSVSQSLLELLGDGDREVVSMSLHVFTNVLQHKDILVSSTTAPKLAEALLLLFDHDNSHVQLLSIQLFCKVMDLVVDEGKKPLETIVNKSLDTLFIYCHDDNWHVAKASRETLHWVAKYLNRRDLEQVVEKEQLSKFAEVLLAEDRSRAAEHLRRARPYLQSPQEPLREAAVRFMGMAERSSRGQQGELQLICNALQARRQDASPSCSNLENQAQFPQRPKELGTPSGSSEPVSQEHTRRH; from the exons ATGACTGAGGACGTGGCCATCACAAACCACGACAAGGAAGAGACTCAGGGCGTCACAACTACTGACACCAGCCCAGATTCACTGGAGCACTCAGAAGACTCTGAGGTTGCAATGAATGATCACAGGGCAAAGGCTGACATGGCACTGACTGAGGATGTGGCCATCACAAACGCCAACACCGCAGAGACTCAGGGCCTTGCAAATACTGACACCACGCCCACTCCCACTCTGAGTCAGGAACTCATATTCGACTATTTCAAGGAGCCTTGTGTTTCttctcaccagcagcagcag GTGCCAGCCAAGGTGGAGAACATCCACCAGAGTCTCATGTCCCACGTCTCTGTGGATGCCAGGCTGCAAACGGACATTGTGAGGCTGGCAGAAGAACACCCTGCTGACGTGGTGCTGACCTTCCTGCGCTGTGCCCCAACGTGTGACAG agctgctgcaatgATGTGGAGAGCCATAGGCTCATCAGGACCAGCACTGGAGAAAGTGCTGCcaacactgctctgtgtgatgGAGGACTGGCCTCTGCACAGAATGTGCACCTCCGATGGGGACAACAAGGACCTttttgccctggct GCAACTCTGGTGATCTGGCTGATTGTCCAAGTGCCTGAGTGCCACGAGACCATCGTCCTTTATTCCTCCCGCCTGTttgtggctctgctcttccatgTTGTCATCACCACACAGCAGATGCCACCAGAGGAAGTTGATAACTTCTGGAGAGCATGCAGGGAGGAACACCGCCTTCCCAGCAAGCCCAACAG GTTTGCAGTGCAGGCCAtgaaggctctgctctgccGACTGCAGTGTGACCATGTGGTGGTGGCTATGGAGCGCAAGCGTGGCTGGGACACGCTGCTTTGTGCTCACACCCAGCACTATGCCgtgggtctgctggccag ggAGATGCTCCGTGGTTTGATCCCTTTGTGTTCTCGCATCGCACTCCACTTGCTCcggcagctcagcagggaggagccgtgctgggatctgcctgccctggcattccttgtggag gtcctcGAGTGCCTGGACACGACTAAATGTGGTGACAGCATGCTGGAGATTATGTCAAGGCACCTGCAGAGCGAGTGCAGGGAGCGGCATCGCCTGGCACTCAGAGGCCTCGTGGTGCCCAGCAAGGATCCCTCGATG GCCAGAAGAATGTGCAGCGTGTCTCAAAGCCTTCTGGAGCTGTTGGGGGATGGAGATAGAGAGGTGGTCAGCATGAGCCTCCATGTGTTCACCAATGTGCTCCAGCACAAAGACATCCTGGTATCCAGCACCACCGCCCCAAAGCTGGCTGAGgcactcctgctgctctttgatCAC GACAACAGCCATGTGCAGTTGCTCTCCATTCAACTCTTCTGTAAGGTGATGGACTTGGTagtggatgagggaaaaaagcccctgGAGACAATTGTGAACAAGAGCCTGGACACACTTTTCATCTACTGTCATGATGACAACTGGCACGTGGCAAAG gcctcTCGAGAAACGCTGCATTGGGTGGCCAAGTACCTGAACAGGAGGGATCTCGAACAAGtggtggagaaggagcagctgtcaAAGTTTGCCGAGGTCCTG ctggcagaggacaggagccgagcggccgagcacctgcgccgggcccggccctacctgcagagcccacaggagCCCCTGCGAGAGGCGGCCGTCAGGTTCATGG GGATGGCCGAGCGCAGCTcgagggggcagcagggagagctccagCTGATCTGCAATG CCCTTCAAGCCCGGAGGCAGGATGCCAGCCCGTCATGCTCTAACCTGGAAAATCAAGCCCAGTTTCCTCAAAGACCTAAAGAATTAGGCACACCTTCTGGATCCAGTGAACCAGTGTCCCAAGAACACACCCGGAGACATTGA
- the LOC128791019 gene encoding endogenous retrovirus group 3 member 1 Env polyprotein-like, with translation MAYVMLPKDWKGSCTLGVIRVSFFLLPKDDHPDLGVPLYDELKRQKRYLIGGTQSWGDEEWPPERIIETYGPATWAQDGAWGYRTPIYMLNTIIRLQALLGIVSNETALVLDLLSVQSRQMRTAIYQNRLALDYLLAEEEGVCGKFNSSECCLEIDNHGDLIKNVTTRIRKLAHVPVQRWTPLIKANWWDNIWNGEWWKKILLIGGGGLGGGLINLIFLPCLIPCLIRMINNIVQTSLEGLTDEKIMLMKENQDRKGTESAKEMYEKYQKLREFYQKYEIQFDKLRLMRAKPDQRIRGGIVMNKNKI, from the coding sequence ATGGCATATGTGATGCTACCAAAAGACTGGAAGGGCAGTTGTACATTAGGTGTAATAAGAGTGTCATTCTTTTTACTTCCAAAAGATGACCATCCAGATTTAGGGGTACCCCTCTATGATGAATTAAAACGTCAAAAGAGATATCTAATTGGAggaacccagagctggggagacGAAGAGTGGCCCCCAGAGAGAATTATTGAAACCTACGGCCctgccacctgggcacaggacGGTGCATGGGGGTATAGAACCCCCATTTACATGTTGAACACAATTATAAGGTTACAAGCACTTCTAGGAATAGTTTCTAATGAGACAGCTTTAGTTTTAGACTTGTTATCAGTACAGAGCCGCCAGATGAGGACTGCCATATATCAGAACCGGCTAGCCTTGGACTACCTGCTGGCCGAAGAAGAAGGGGTATGTGGAAAGTTTAATTCATCTGAATGTTGTCTAGAAATTGACAATCATGGGGAcctaattaaaaatgtaaccACCAGGATTAGAAAACTCGCACATGTACCAGTACAACGATGGACCCCATTGATAAAAGCTAATTGGTGGGATAACATCTGGAATGGAGAATGGTGGAAAAAGATACTGCTTATAGGGGgaggggggttgggggggggactcataaatttaattttccttccttgtttaATACCTTGTCTTATCAGAATGATTAATAACATTGTCCAGACTTCTCTTGAAGGGTTAACAGATGAGAAAATTATGctgatgaaagaaaaccaagacagaaaaggaacagagagcGCAAAAGAGATGTATGAGAAATACCAGAAGTTAAGAGAATTTTACCAAAAGTATGAAATCCAGTTTGATAAGTTAAGGCTGATGCGGGCCAAGCCCGATCAAAGAATTAGAGGGGGGATTgttatgaacaaaaataaaatttaa